The genomic interval CCATAATCATACTCATAATCCAGAATCAGCACCAGAGAATCAAATGTGAGAGATGTACCTAAATTTAATGTACTATCAATTGAACTATAGCGGACCTGCAAAAAACTTTTAGCTGTAATGGTACCCAGAACCGGATCCTGGTAACGGCCAGCCAGAAAGTAGGGACTTCTATGGGTACGAACAGAATCGACAAGGATAGTAGTCGTTTGTACATCCAGGTCTTCTGTAAAAAGAACCCCAAAGTTCTGGTTCTCGGGTTGTAAATCCAAGCCAATATCTTTGGGGTCCTCACAAGAAAAAAAAGCAAATGACAGGAGAGCGAAAAAAGCTATTCTTTTAATTAAAAAGTTCATTATAAAGATTATAGTAGGACTCTGAGAAATTTTCATTCTGCTCAATAAAATTGATCTTTTTATGATTGTCTAACTCCTCAAACAATTTATTGAGACTTGTACTGAAATCCTCTTCTGCTTTAATAACGGCATCGGCATACTCTACGCCAATCTTAATAAATCCTTCATAATCGGCAGATTTAAGCTTATCCAGCATCGTATCCTCAATATCCATCATCTTTACTTTACTCAGCAAGTCGCTATCGAATTTATGGGCAAAGAAGCTATTATAGATCGTGAATACAGTTTTGGTATCTTTAAACATGGGATCATTCTTATAGGTTGTTTTCAGATACATGGGTATTAAACTTGTCATCCAGTCGTTGCAATGCACAATATCGGGTGACCAGCCTAATTTTTTTACCGTTTCAATTACACCTTTGCAGAAGAATATAGCCCGCTCGTCGTTATCAGCATGGAATCGGTTTTCCTTATCAAAGAAAACGGATTTTCTGTGGAAGTAGTCTTCGTTATCAATAAAATATACTTGCAGTTTGGCACTGGGAACAGAAGCAACTTTAATAATCAAAGGCTTTTCTTCTTCACCTACTGCGATATTGATACCGGAAAGCCTCACCACTTCGTGTAACCTGTTTTTGCGTTCGTTGATCAAACCAAAACGGGGAACCAATATCCGGATTTCCATACCCCGCTCTTGCATGGCTTGCGGAAGTTTTCTGACAAAATCAGCCACCTCTGAGGTTTGAAGAAAAGGATTGATTTCACTTGCTACATAAAGGATTCGGAATTTTGACATATATATGTGAGTTTTGGACTAAGCACTATGGGCTTGCAAAAATATACAAAAATTCTCGCAATTCAACATTTTTTATTGCGAAAGATGTATTATTGTGCCAATTTGCCTCGGTATTACCTCATTTTGCGCTATGTAACAGGAGGTATACACCAGCCAGCTTTTATTAAACAAACCCCTGTTTGATACTTTTACTTATCATTATTATCTCTTTTTTGACAGGCATGTTGAAATATGCCGGATATACCTTATGCACATTTTTACAGAAATTCATCCGCTTCAGTCATATGTACAAGCACAAAGGCAATCTGGAAAAACCATTGGATTTGTTCCTACAATGGGTGCATTGCATGCCGGGCATTTGTCGTTGATAAGCATAGCAAAAAAAGAGTGTGAAGTAGTAATTTGCAGTATTTATGTAAATCCTACCCAGTTCAATAACAGCAACGATCTGGCTAAATATCCCAGAACCCTCGAAACAGATCAGCATCTCTTGCAAGAGGCTGGCTGTACGGCCGTATTTATTCCATCGGATCGGATCATGTATCCGCAGCCCTTACAGATCAAATTAAATTTTGGATACCTGGAAACTGTGATGGAAGGTAAATTCAGGCCCGGGCATTTTAGTGGCGTAGGTGTAGTAGTAAGCAAATTATTTCATATGGTAATGCCAGATGCGGCCTACTTCGGCCAGAAAGACTTACAGCAATTTGCTATTATCCGGCAACTGGTAACCGATCTTTCATTTAATACCAGGCTGGTATGTTGCCCTATCAGCCGGGAAAAAGATGGACTGGCTATGTCGTCCAGAAATATGCGGCTCAACCCTGCGCAACGTGCAGTTGCCCCTATCCTTTATCAAACTCTGCAAAAAGCCAGACAATGGGCATTGCAAATGCCTGTGGCTGAAGTAAAACAAAAAGTAGAACTTCAGCTGGGAAAAGTACCCGAAGTGAAACTGGAGTATTTTGAAATAGCAGACAGTATTACCCTGCAGCCGATAGAAGAAGTAAGGAATCAAGCTTCTCTATGTATTGCTGCTTACATCGACGACATCCGCCTGATCGACAATGTGTTTCTGTTTGATGAGTAGGGAAATTCTTTACCAAGGAATGGGCTTATTTTGTATAGTATTCAGTTGTTGCATCCAAATACTATACTAGTAAGTGATAAGCCTGCCATAATATTACACCTTCTCTAAAATGGTTAAAATTACCTCAACACCACAATATAAAGTGTCATAAGCAGGTATTTGGCATTTTTTGAATATTTATCTTTCTTATAATAATTGTTATTTCAGCTTCTTCCTATGCTGCACACAGCAATATGTAACAAAGTATACGCCCCTATTACATTTGCATTGTTTCAAATTTATCTGCCAAAAAGTATTTGAAGTAAATGCCCAATCTTGTAATTCAGATTTTACATAGGGTTAAGCCAATAAATTAAAGTAAAGAGATTGTCAAGATAATTATTAATTATCCGGAAACGGCTTATCTGATGCTGTGAGGATTGTAGATATTATCATTTTTTAATGCTTCAGATCAATGATCAGATTAAAAAATCTACGTATTGAGGTAAAACAGGGGTTGATCATAGCAATACTGGTCGCAGCCAACTGTACTTTGTTTTTCTCCCTATATAAACTATATACTTTCCGGGAACAATATACCAACAACCTTTATCTCCTGGAAAGGCAATCAACATTACTTCAATTCATAGCCCAGCAGAGCGGCGATTCTGCTAATTCTCAAAAGGTATATGAGAACATGACATTGTTCTACCAATCGCTGAGTGCATTACAAAAAGGAGGAACAGTAGAAGGGCTAGGCGGTGAAATATATATCCAGGCTACAACTGATGCGAAACTGGCAGCTTTGCTTCGGGAAACCCGGAAAATGTGGAATGTAGCAGAAAAACAGATACAGAAAAATGCAACGAAAGAAAGATTATTTGGTCAGTTAAACAGTCTCTTAACAAATAACACACAGCTTACAGAAGGATATATACATTCGTTCGAATCAACCAGAACGGCATATACTGCACTTGTGTATGGAGCAAGCGGACTTGTAATTATAAGTCTGTTTCTGGCTGTTATTCTGTTCAGGCGCTACATTAAAAAGCCGGTAAACTCCATCCTGAACGCATTGGAAAGTGCTGCAGCCGGAGATTTGTCTCGGCAAACATACTATAATGCTCAGGATGAAATCGGTAAAATGGCTAGTTCCATTGATAAACTGGTGCAGAACCAGCTTTATTTATCAGCATTTGCTGAGAAGATAGGAGAAGGGAACTTCGACATTGAACAAACAGATTTGAAAGCCGGAGATAAATTAGGATTGTCGCTGGCAAACATGCGGGAGAAATTACAGAAAGTATCGGCAGAAGATAAAAAACGCATTTGGGCTACAGAAGGGATGGCAAAATTCAGCGATATTCTTCGTTCCGCCAACGACAGCATCCAACAGCTTTCCGAACAGATTATTATTAACCTGGTAAAATACCTCAATGCTAATCAGGGTGGTTTATTTATCCTCTATGATGATGCCGGGCAACAGGTATATTTAGAATTAACAGCTACCTATGCCTGGAACCGTAAAAAAGGTATAAAAAAACGCTTTGAATACGGAGAGGGGCTTGTAGGACAGGTGGTACGCGATAAAGATACTGTGTTCATGACAGATATACCTGAAAGTTATATAACCATTACTTCCGGCCTGGGAAAAGCAAATCCGGGTTGTCTGCTGATAGTGCCTTTAAAAATAAATGATGAAATACATGGAGTAATTGAGATAGCTTCTTTCCATGAATTTCAGCCTTTTGAAATTGAATTTGTAGAGAAAATTTCGGAAAGCATTGCTGCTACACTTTCTTCTGTAAAAACCAACGAAAAGACCAGGAAACTGCTGGAAGAAGCCCGCATGATGAACGAACAAATGCGTTCTCAGGAAGAAGAAATGCGTCAAAATCTGGAAGAACTCAGTTCTACCCAAGAAGAAATGCAACGTAAAGAAGTAGAACTCACAGGCTTATTCAGTTCTATTAATAATACCCTGGCAACGGTTGAATTCGACATGGATGGCTATATTCTGACGGCCAATGAAAATTTCTGCCGGCTGATGCAATACACTCAGGACGAAATCAAAGGAAAGCACCACCAGATTTTTGTAGACAAAGCCGAAGTAAAAACGGATATGTACCAAGATTTCTGGCAAGACCTAAAATCAGGGATTACTAAAATTAAAGATGTAAAAAGATATACAAAAACCGGCCAGGAGAAGTGGATAAATGGTTCGTATACGCCGGTATTAGATAAAAGCGGAACCCCATATAAAGTAATTAAGCTGGCCCATGACATTACCGAGAAAAAGCTGGATGAGATACACGCCAGAAGACTCTCTCTGGTAGCTGACAATACAGATAATTGTGTTATCATCACTAATCAACATGGGTTAATTGAATATGTAAACCAGGGCTTTATCAGAATGACAGGGTATACGTTAGAGGAAGTAGCCGGTAAAAAACCCGGAAGTTTCCTGCAAGGCCCTGAAACCAGCCAGGCAACTATTCAAAGAATCCGGGAGAATATTTTAAGTAATAGACCTTTTAGTGAAGAGATTCTCAATTACCATAAAGATGGTACTGCTTACTGGATTTCTCTTGCCATTAATCCTGTATTTGACGAAAAAGGACAGCTGGATAAGTTTATTGCGGTATCAGCAAATATTACAGAAACCAAAATCAAAAACCTTGATTTTAATTCAAAATTAGAAGCCATCAGCAAATCTAATTGTGTGATAGAATTTGCAACAGATGGCACCATTATTACAGCCAACGATAATTTCCTGAATCTGATGGAATACAGGCTGGCCGATGTGCAGGGAAAACACCACAATATTTTCGTAACAGAAACCTATAAGAATTCTGTAGAATACAAAGATCTATGGAACAAGCTTCACCAGGGCGAATTTATTTCAGGTGAATTTTTAAGAATTTCTAAAACAGGACGGGAAGTATGGATCAGAGGGGTGTTCAATGTCATTCTGGATATCAACGGTAAGCCGAGTAAAATTGTGAAGTTTGTGCAGGACGTTACGGCCGAGAAACTCTTGCAGTTAGAAGCTAGACAACAGGCCGAAGCATTACATACACAAGGAGAAAAACTGCGGTTGTATACCTCCGAACTGGAAGAATTACAACATAGCCTGAGTAAAAAACTGGAAGACGCCAAAGCAGAGATGAAGATCCAAATTAAAGAACTGGAGACTGAAAAGGCGAAAAATATAGCGATTCTGGAAGGATGTGTAGATGGGGTTGTTGCTTTTAATCACAGAGGCACCGTAGAATTTTTTAACAAAGCGGCTGAAGATATCTGGCGGCTCTCCAGAAATGAAGTATTGCGCAGAAGCATTACGCTGCTCCTGCCCGTTGCTTTTGAAGAAGGCGATAATGGATTTAATAAGGTTGTTTTTTCAGAAGGTAGTCTGAAAAAAGAATTAGGCATACGGACAGAAATTTCTTTTGCCGATAAAACCGGAGAGGAAATTTCTGTACTGGTTACCTTAACCCAGGCCAGACTTGGAAATGAGCATACATATACGCTTTTTATCCAGAAAATTTCAGTAGAGCTATTTTAAGCCACATTTGTTCTATTTTTTAATCTACTACATTAAACTCAATGCCAGACAGCAACACATACTTTAATGATACAAATCCTACTGTTTTTTCTGCAGCAGAGTTAGTTGCTATCTTCCGTCAGTCGGGCGAAAAAATCGCTACCCTACATGTTTATTCGTATGAAGATTTTAGTGCATTAAGCCAGCATATTCGTGAGTATTACCGGCAAGCCAATACAATTGTTGATACTATTTCCAGGTGGCTTACCTCTGATTTGAGCCCCGAAAAAAATATAGCCGCGCAGGCAGAAAAATCCTTAAAAAATATAAGTTCAATCGTTACCAAGCTCCAGTTCCATGATATTATCCGTCAGAAGCTGGAACACATCCAGCAAACCAACGAATCTATTATAGAGGAGCTTTTAACGGTTTCCAGGCAACACGTCCGCTCACAAGCCCGGGAAATATACAGGTATCTTTCCATAGTGCCCGATATTGCCAGACTGCATATCGCACAACTTACTCATACGAACAAGGAATACCAGCATGCCTTTGCAGATATTAAAGCCGATCTTCAATCTATACTGGATCAAACAATTACTGTCTCTCAAGCTTATACAGAATTTAATTCATCAGCCAACCAGGATGCAAGCCAACATTTACAGAATTTAAGATTAACAGATAAGTTTTGTTCAGATATTAATAAGGCTTTAGAACAGATTAAAAACTGTGAGGCTTTTGAAAAAAGGATTGAGGAGATCAACGAAAATCTTTCTATACTTCTTCCACATGCGGCCTCATCAAAAGATA from Rhodocytophaga rosea carries:
- a CDS encoding glycogen/starch synthase, yielding MSKFRILYVASEINPFLQTSEVADFVRKLPQAMQERGMEIRILVPRFGLINERKNRLHEVVRLSGINIAVGEEEKPLIIKVASVPSAKLQVYFIDNEDYFHRKSVFFDKENRFHADNDERAIFFCKGVIETVKKLGWSPDIVHCNDWMTSLIPMYLKTTYKNDPMFKDTKTVFTIYNSFFAHKFDSDLLSKVKMMDIEDTMLDKLKSADYEGFIKIGVEYADAVIKAEEDFSTSLNKLFEELDNHKKINFIEQNENFSESYYNLYNELFN
- the panC gene encoding pantoate--beta-alanine ligase yields the protein MHIFTEIHPLQSYVQAQRQSGKTIGFVPTMGALHAGHLSLISIAKKECEVVICSIYVNPTQFNNSNDLAKYPRTLETDQHLLQEAGCTAVFIPSDRIMYPQPLQIKLNFGYLETVMEGKFRPGHFSGVGVVVSKLFHMVMPDAAYFGQKDLQQFAIIRQLVTDLSFNTRLVCCPISREKDGLAMSSRNMRLNPAQRAVAPILYQTLQKARQWALQMPVAEVKQKVELQLGKVPEVKLEYFEIADSITLQPIEEVRNQASLCIAAYIDDIRLIDNVFLFDE
- a CDS encoding PAS domain-containing protein, whose amino-acid sequence is MIRLKNLRIEVKQGLIIAILVAANCTLFFSLYKLYTFREQYTNNLYLLERQSTLLQFIAQQSGDSANSQKVYENMTLFYQSLSALQKGGTVEGLGGEIYIQATTDAKLAALLRETRKMWNVAEKQIQKNATKERLFGQLNSLLTNNTQLTEGYIHSFESTRTAYTALVYGASGLVIISLFLAVILFRRYIKKPVNSILNALESAAAGDLSRQTYYNAQDEIGKMASSIDKLVQNQLYLSAFAEKIGEGNFDIEQTDLKAGDKLGLSLANMREKLQKVSAEDKKRIWATEGMAKFSDILRSANDSIQQLSEQIIINLVKYLNANQGGLFILYDDAGQQVYLELTATYAWNRKKGIKKRFEYGEGLVGQVVRDKDTVFMTDIPESYITITSGLGKANPGCLLIVPLKINDEIHGVIEIASFHEFQPFEIEFVEKISESIAATLSSVKTNEKTRKLLEEARMMNEQMRSQEEEMRQNLEELSSTQEEMQRKEVELTGLFSSINNTLATVEFDMDGYILTANENFCRLMQYTQDEIKGKHHQIFVDKAEVKTDMYQDFWQDLKSGITKIKDVKRYTKTGQEKWINGSYTPVLDKSGTPYKVIKLAHDITEKKLDEIHARRLSLVADNTDNCVIITNQHGLIEYVNQGFIRMTGYTLEEVAGKKPGSFLQGPETSQATIQRIRENILSNRPFSEEILNYHKDGTAYWISLAINPVFDEKGQLDKFIAVSANITETKIKNLDFNSKLEAISKSNCVIEFATDGTIITANDNFLNLMEYRLADVQGKHHNIFVTETYKNSVEYKDLWNKLHQGEFISGEFLRISKTGREVWIRGVFNVILDINGKPSKIVKFVQDVTAEKLLQLEARQQAEALHTQGEKLRLYTSELEELQHSLSKKLEDAKAEMKIQIKELETEKAKNIAILEGCVDGVVAFNHRGTVEFFNKAAEDIWRLSRNEVLRRSITLLLPVAFEEGDNGFNKVVFSEGSLKKELGIRTEISFADKTGEEISVLVTLTQARLGNEHTYTLFIQKISVELF